The Pirellulales bacterium genome contains a region encoding:
- a CDS encoding DUF1570 domain-containing protein, whose protein sequence is MRTLISILLLLLAATAVADEPQWMLDVKLSGTHVEGLPLIWSRDRVLLARDGRVWAFKPDEVREVRQTSSSFHSFSASELRARLAAELGKTFEISGTGHYLVAHAPGQRDYWSRRFEDLYRSFVHYFRVRGFPLQEPQFPLVALVFRNQDDFLAYSRRDGAQLGANVLGYYSPLSNRVSLFDVGGGRAQAADWHENAATIIHEATHQTAFNTGVHRRFGATPRWLVEGLGTMFEAEGVWNSTHHASRRARYNRIRLAQFKRLLPSRPAHLLEEIVAGDRLFQTNVDRAYAEAWAFSFFLVETRPKKYSELLARTAARKAFAAYDAGQRMADFTAIFGDNLRHLERDYLEFMDEQR, encoded by the coding sequence ATGCGAACACTCATTTCAATACTCCTGCTCCTGCTGGCGGCGACGGCTGTCGCCGACGAGCCGCAGTGGATGCTCGACGTCAAGTTGTCGGGAACGCACGTCGAAGGGCTGCCGCTGATCTGGTCGCGCGATCGTGTGCTGTTGGCGCGCGACGGACGGGTGTGGGCGTTCAAGCCCGATGAAGTCCGCGAGGTCCGGCAAACGTCGTCCAGCTTTCACAGCTTCAGCGCGTCGGAGTTGCGTGCCCGCCTGGCGGCCGAACTGGGCAAGACGTTCGAGATCAGCGGCACCGGGCACTACCTGGTGGCCCATGCTCCCGGCCAGCGCGACTATTGGAGCCGACGGTTCGAGGACCTGTACCGGTCGTTCGTGCATTACTTCCGCGTCCGCGGCTTTCCTTTGCAAGAGCCGCAGTTCCCGCTGGTGGCGCTGGTGTTTCGCAACCAAGACGACTTTCTGGCCTATTCGCGGCGAGACGGGGCGCAACTCGGCGCGAACGTGCTCGGCTATTATTCGCCCCTCAGCAATCGCGTCAGCCTGTTCGACGTGGGCGGGGGTCGGGCGCAGGCCGCCGACTGGCACGAGAACGCCGCCACCATCATTCACGAAGCCACGCATCAGACCGCCTTCAACACCGGCGTCCATCGCCGCTTCGGCGCCACGCCGCGGTGGCTTGTCGAAGGACTGGGCACGATGTTCGAGGCCGAAGGCGTATGGAACTCGACTCATCATGCTTCACGTCGGGCACGATACAATCGCATCCGGCTGGCTCAGTTTAAGCGGCTGTTGCCCAGTCGCCCCGCCCATTTGCTGGAAGAGATCGTCGCCGGCGACCGGCTGTTTCAAACGAACGTCGATCGGGCGTATGCCGAGGCCTGGGCGTTTTCGTTTTTCCTGGTGGAGACGCGGCCCAAGAAGTACAGCGAGTTGTTGGCGCGAACGGCCGCCCGAAAGGCGTTCGCCGCCTACGACGCAGGACAACGCATGGCGGATTTCACGGCGATTTTCGGCGACAACCTGCGGCACCTGGAGCGGGATTATTTGGAGTTCATGGACGAGCAAAGGTAG
- a CDS encoding peptidylprolyl isomerase, giving the protein MKPLAKSVACLFLLVTIAAADAAGPAKSKTSAKLTTEAETELPVAAMVGDQPVYVAEVDDLLAGRRRKTAGAASAELRAAALDQAINQRLVAGYLVKQGYAVAKQESDELLAELKRKLEAQSLTFDEFLSRHGLNERMVRRRLEWDVMWAGFLANEATDEALQRFFDLHRRDYDGSELRVSHILLPVKTEDGEAKLRAALEQADKLRSQIVSGNLSFAKAAEEHSSGPSRRHGGDLGFIPLHDRMTAAFSRAAFELKKGEISKPVVDQFGVHLIQCTDVKAGDKTWQDARRELVEDFARERFLELAKKQRKEVSVKIVRVK; this is encoded by the coding sequence ATGAAGCCATTAGCGAAATCAGTGGCCTGCCTCTTCCTGCTGGTCACGATCGCGGCCGCGGATGCGGCCGGGCCGGCCAAGAGCAAGACTTCGGCAAAATTGACGACGGAGGCGGAGACCGAACTGCCGGTTGCGGCGATGGTGGGCGACCAGCCCGTCTACGTGGCCGAAGTCGATGACCTGCTCGCCGGTCGGCGACGCAAAACAGCCGGCGCCGCGTCTGCCGAATTGCGCGCGGCCGCACTCGATCAAGCGATCAATCAGCGGCTGGTGGCCGGATATCTTGTGAAACAAGGATACGCGGTCGCCAAGCAAGAGAGCGACGAGCTTCTCGCCGAGTTGAAGCGCAAGCTGGAGGCACAGAGCCTGACCTTTGACGAGTTCTTGAGCCGCCACGGCTTGAACGAGCGGATGGTGCGGCGGCGGCTGGAGTGGGACGTGATGTGGGCCGGCTTTCTCGCCAACGAGGCCACCGACGAGGCGCTTCAGCGGTTCTTCGATCTTCATCGCCGCGACTACGACGGCAGCGAGCTGCGCGTGAGCCACATTCTGCTGCCCGTGAAGACCGAGGACGGCGAAGCGAAACTCCGTGCGGCGCTGGAGCAGGCCGACAAGCTACGGTCGCAGATTGTTTCGGGCAATCTGTCGTTCGCCAAAGCGGCCGAAGAACATTCGTCCGGACCGAGTCGCCGGCACGGCGGCGATCTCGGCTTTATTCCGCTGCACGATCGCATGACCGCGGCCTTTTCGCGGGCCGCCTTCGAGTTGAAGAAGGGCGAGATCAGCAAACCCGTCGTCGATCAATTTGGCGTTCACCTGATTCAATGCACGGATGTGAAAGCGGGCGACAAGACCTGGCAGGATGCCCGGCGCGAATTAGTCGAGGACTTTGCTCGCGAAAGGTTCCTCGAGCTGGCCAAGAAGCAACGCAAGGAGGTATCGGTCAAGATCGTCCGTGTGAAATGA
- a CDS encoding aminotransferase class V-fold PLP-dependent enzyme encodes MGIYQELGIEPIINASGSVTRLGGAPMPPAVLDAFGAAAAESVPLEQLQAAASRRIASATGAEAGLVTAGAAAALTLGTAAILTGYDLRRMELLPHPDGSFPNEFVMAREQRNGYDHAVRAAGAALVEVGFHEIVANAGVRRAEVWEYEAAFSLRTAGLLYVFAPDSRPDLKTLVAAAHARGLPVLVDAAGELPPRANLKNIVASGADLAAFSGGKAIRGPQASGILCGRRDLIAAAAVQMLDMDDHFELWDPPPELIDKSKLPGMPRHGLGRGFKVAKEQIVALLKALELFTAGEYERQRVAQSKHLSEIAAALEGCAAHTSLIDRGEDEPPPVLEITVDEATLGRSALEVCRRLRRGSPPCYVGHGKLSEGKLVINPLHLNDARTTALAARLREELTC; translated from the coding sequence GTGGGAATCTACCAAGAACTTGGCATCGAGCCGATCATCAACGCTTCGGGCAGCGTGACGCGGCTGGGCGGAGCGCCGATGCCGCCGGCCGTGCTCGACGCCTTTGGCGCCGCGGCCGCTGAATCCGTGCCGCTCGAACAGCTTCAGGCCGCCGCCAGCCGCAGGATCGCCTCGGCGACCGGAGCCGAAGCGGGCCTGGTCACGGCCGGCGCGGCCGCGGCCCTCACGCTCGGCACGGCGGCGATTCTCACGGGCTACGACTTGCGGCGGATGGAACTGCTGCCGCACCCCGACGGCTCGTTCCCGAACGAGTTTGTCATGGCCCGCGAACAGCGCAACGGCTACGACCATGCCGTGCGCGCCGCCGGCGCCGCGCTGGTCGAAGTCGGCTTTCACGAGATCGTGGCCAATGCGGGCGTCCGCCGGGCCGAAGTCTGGGAATATGAGGCCGCTTTCAGTCTCCGCACCGCGGGCCTACTCTACGTCTTTGCTCCTGATTCACGCCCCGATCTCAAGACGCTCGTGGCGGCGGCCCATGCCCGTGGCCTGCCGGTGCTGGTGGATGCGGCGGGCGAGTTGCCGCCGAGAGCGAACCTGAAAAACATCGTGGCCAGCGGCGCCGACCTGGCGGCGTTCAGCGGCGGCAAAGCGATTCGCGGACCGCAAGCCAGCGGCATCCTGTGCGGACGGCGCGACTTGATTGCCGCCGCCGCCGTGCAGATGCTCGACATGGACGATCACTTCGAGCTGTGGGATCCGCCGCCGGAACTGATCGACAAATCGAAACTTCCCGGCATGCCGCGGCACGGCCTGGGCCGCGGCTTCAAAGTCGCCAAGGAGCAGATCGTCGCTTTGCTCAAGGCGCTCGAACTTTTCACGGCGGGCGAATATGAGCGGCAGCGTGTCGCTCAGAGCAAACACTTGAGCGAGATCGCCGCCGCGCTGGAAGGTTGTGCGGCGCATACGTCGCTGATCGATCGGGGCGAAGACGAGCCGCCGCCCGTGTTGGAAATCACCGTCGATGAAGCCACACTCGGCCGGTCGGCGCTGGAAGTCTGCCGGCGATTGCGTCGCGGCTCGCCGCCGTGTTATGTGGGGCATGGAAAACTGAGCGAAGGCAAGCTCGTTATCAATCCCTTGCACCTGAACGACGCCCGCACGACCGCCCTGGCGGCGCGGCTTCGAGAGGAGTTGACATGCTGA
- a CDS encoding N,N-dimethylformamidase beta subunit family domain-containing protein, whose amino-acid sequence MLIGYVSDERYVALPDVMLECTREGRSIEGRSRASGAVYAELTPGQYEVTLYKQGFGSKRLRLDVRPGEVHQFRLLSDGLLGYVWPKWVKAGEEAEFRVHSTEAYKLELWRYGREKELVRSLGWHDEHGPRATMQITPDGDYTQTGVGWNKQGYNIKVHRQFVEAPPRSGLYCFHARTASGLHFSFPWIVAPSRPAAKLAVLASNITWNAYNSFGGRSNYIHADRFPPTPTVNSRQELKRYTDPNHLHYDTTDYDPLSFDRPEPINSIAFDEKPTDPIEGRAACHLAAAEWRLLAWLEREGFDYDFYAETQFHFEQLDLADYRVLVLSTHPEYWSRRMYVRLKGWVDEQGGRLIYLGGNGLNCEVEFIDQATMICRNGDQREIDRRKLESRFHLRVESEANLLGVVFTEAGAMTGAPYRVVDADHWAFAGTGLKRDELFGQNSLHGRCPGGASAHETDKISPSSPPNVELLAKGTNRDDGGAEMVYYDTASGGEVFSAGSIAWPSCLLVDEAVSQITANVIRRFLQAVGS is encoded by the coding sequence ATGCTGATCGGCTATGTGAGCGACGAGCGCTATGTTGCCTTGCCCGATGTGATGCTGGAGTGTACGCGGGAAGGCCGCTCCATCGAGGGCCGCTCTCGGGCCAGCGGCGCCGTGTACGCCGAGCTGACGCCCGGCCAATACGAGGTCACGCTTTACAAGCAAGGCTTCGGCTCCAAGCGCCTGCGGCTCGACGTCCGGCCAGGGGAAGTCCATCAGTTTCGTTTGCTCTCCGACGGCCTGCTGGGCTACGTTTGGCCGAAATGGGTCAAGGCCGGCGAAGAAGCGGAATTCCGCGTCCACTCGACCGAAGCCTACAAGCTGGAACTGTGGCGTTACGGTCGCGAAAAAGAGTTGGTCCGCAGTCTCGGCTGGCACGACGAGCACGGCCCTCGGGCGACGATGCAGATCACGCCCGACGGCGATTACACGCAGACGGGCGTCGGCTGGAACAAGCAAGGCTACAACATCAAGGTCCACCGCCAGTTCGTCGAAGCGCCGCCACGGAGCGGCCTGTATTGCTTCCATGCCCGAACGGCTTCCGGACTACACTTTTCGTTTCCCTGGATCGTGGCGCCTTCCCGGCCGGCGGCCAAATTGGCGGTCTTGGCCTCGAACATCACCTGGAACGCCTACAACAGTTTCGGCGGACGCAGTAACTACATTCACGCCGACCGTTTCCCGCCCACGCCCACGGTGAACTCGCGGCAGGAATTGAAGCGTTACACCGATCCGAATCATCTGCACTACGATACGACCGACTACGACCCGCTGTCGTTCGACCGCCCCGAGCCGATCAACTCGATCGCCTTCGACGAGAAGCCGACCGATCCGATTGAAGGCCGGGCAGCCTGCCACCTGGCCGCGGCCGAGTGGCGGCTGTTGGCCTGGCTGGAGCGTGAAGGATTTGACTACGACTTTTACGCCGAGACGCAATTCCACTTCGAGCAGCTCGACCTGGCCGACTATCGCGTGCTCGTGCTTTCAACGCACCCCGAGTATTGGTCGCGGAGGATGTACGTACGCCTCAAGGGCTGGGTCGACGAACAAGGGGGCAGGTTGATTTACCTGGGCGGCAACGGCCTGAACTGCGAAGTGGAGTTTATCGATCAGGCGACGATGATCTGCCGCAACGGCGACCAGCGGGAGATCGACCGCCGCAAGCTGGAGAGCCGCTTTCATCTTCGCGTGGAATCGGAAGCCAACCTGTTGGGCGTCGTCTTCACCGAGGCCGGCGCGATGACCGGCGCCCCGTATCGTGTCGTCGACGCCGATCATTGGGCGTTTGCCGGCACGGGCCTGAAGCGAGATGAGCTGTTTGGGCAAAACAGCCTTCATGGCCGCTGCCCTGGCGGCGCCAGCGCTCACGAGACCGACAAGATTTCGCCCAGCTCGCCGCCGAACGTCGAGTTGCTGGCCAAGGGCACGAACCGCGACGACGGCGGCGCCGAGATGGTCTATTACGACACGGCCAGCGGCGGCGAGGTGTTTTCCGCCGGCTCCATCGCCTGGCCGAGCTGCCTGCTGGTGGACGAGGCCGTATCGCAGATCACCGCCAACGTGATACGCCGGTTTTTGCAGGCCGTCGGGTCGTGA
- a CDS encoding acetamidase/formamidase family protein: MQRIDREQAKKYAFDWRDEPLLRVREGETFEIETYDASTGYFKTADDKAIPARRPGFDRSPALANPIGGPVWVEGAQRGDVLAVTIESITVDDYSWVAVGPRRGPLGESTRWPELSGDYTTKIFKHTPGPSGTTRDGTLHFNERLSWPITPFVGTLGVAPDREVVTSIDGQGDWGGNLDVRDVCPGNRVLLSVYHDGAKFYLGDVHASQGDTEFSGTAAETKATVRLKLELIKQKKIPCLRIEKPQSIVAVWADRPLETAVEKATVCLMDWLIAEHGFSPTDAYCLVSTCPDFRINVYQMCRVAKLSFVAGAEVPKKYLSGA; the protein is encoded by the coding sequence ATGCAACGCATCGACCGTGAACAAGCCAAGAAATACGCCTTCGACTGGCGCGACGAACCGCTCCTGCGCGTGCGTGAGGGCGAAACCTTCGAGATCGAAACCTACGACGCCAGCACCGGCTATTTCAAAACGGCCGACGACAAAGCCATTCCCGCTCGGCGGCCCGGCTTCGACCGTTCGCCGGCCTTGGCCAATCCGATCGGCGGCCCGGTGTGGGTCGAAGGCGCCCAGCGCGGCGACGTGCTCGCGGTCACCATCGAGAGCATCACCGTCGACGATTACTCCTGGGTCGCCGTCGGCCCGCGTCGTGGCCCCTTGGGCGAATCGACCCGCTGGCCGGAGCTGTCGGGCGACTACACGACCAAGATTTTCAAGCACACGCCCGGCCCCAGCGGAACCACGCGCGACGGCACGCTGCATTTCAACGAGCGGCTCTCGTGGCCGATCACGCCGTTCGTCGGTACGTTGGGCGTGGCGCCCGACCGCGAAGTGGTGACGAGCATCGACGGGCAAGGCGACTGGGGCGGCAATCTCGACGTCCGCGACGTGTGTCCCGGCAACCGCGTTCTGCTCTCGGTGTATCACGACGGGGCCAAGTTCTATTTGGGCGACGTTCACGCCAGCCAGGGCGACACCGAATTCAGCGGCACGGCGGCGGAAACGAAGGCCACCGTGCGGCTGAAGCTGGAGCTGATCAAGCAGAAAAAAATCCCCTGCCTGCGGATCGAGAAGCCACAGTCGATCGTGGCCGTCTGGGCCGACCGGCCGCTGGAGACGGCGGTCGAGAAGGCGACGGTCTGCCTGATGGACTGGCTGATCGCCGAGCACGGCTTTTCGCCGACCGACGCCTATTGCCTGGTGAGCACCTGTCCCGATTTCCGCATCAACGTCTATCAGATGTGCCGCGTGGCCAAGCTGAGCTTTGTGGCCGGGGCGGAGGTGCCGAAAAAGTATTTGTCAGGAGCGTAA
- a CDS encoding sugar phosphate isomerase/epimerase family protein, with protein sequence MKFAICNETFLDWPFDKAFAFARDCGYTGIEIAPFTINTDARKITAPRRAEVRKQAEDAGLDVVGLHWLLAKTEGLYLTTPDVAVRRATAEYIAELARLCRDLGGSIMVFGSPVQRNLLPGVNHEEAMKFAAEVFQAAMPTLEELDVTLAVEPLGPAEGIFLLTAADGIRLIEMVGSSHCRLHLDCKAMSSESAPIPDILRRSAPWLVHFHANDPNRQGPGMGELQFGPILEALGEIDYRGWVSVEVFDYSPGPERLARDSIEYLQRCAEEVAG encoded by the coding sequence ATGAAATTCGCCATCTGCAACGAAACGTTCCTCGATTGGCCGTTCGACAAGGCTTTTGCATTCGCCCGCGATTGCGGCTACACGGGCATCGAGATCGCCCCTTTCACCATCAACACCGATGCGCGAAAGATTACCGCCCCGCGGCGGGCCGAAGTGCGCAAGCAAGCGGAAGACGCCGGCCTCGATGTGGTCGGGCTGCACTGGCTGCTGGCCAAGACCGAGGGCCTGTATCTGACCACGCCGGACGTGGCGGTCCGCCGGGCGACGGCTGAATACATCGCGGAGTTGGCCCGGCTCTGCCGCGATTTGGGCGGTTCGATCATGGTGTTTGGCTCGCCGGTGCAGCGAAACCTACTGCCGGGCGTCAATCACGAAGAGGCGATGAAGTTCGCGGCCGAAGTTTTTCAGGCCGCCATGCCGACGCTGGAAGAACTCGACGTGACGCTGGCCGTCGAACCGCTGGGGCCGGCCGAGGGCATTTTCCTGCTCACCGCGGCCGACGGCATCCGGCTGATCGAAATGGTCGGCTCGTCCCATTGCCGGTTGCACCTCGATTGCAAAGCGATGTCGAGCGAGAGCGCACCGATTCCCGATATTCTTCGGCGCTCGGCGCCCTGGCTGGTCCACTTTCACGCGAACGATCCCAACCGGCAAGGGCCGGGCATGGGCGAGTTGCAGTTCGGTCCGATTCTCGAAGCACTGGGCGAGATCGATTATCGCGGCTGGGTCTCGGTCGAGGTATTTGACTATTCGCCCGGCCCCGAACGGCTGGCGCGCGACAGCATCGAGTATTTGCAGCGTTGCGCCGAGGAAGTGGCGGGGTGA
- a CDS encoding aminotransferase class III-fold pyridoxal phosphate-dependent enzyme: protein MSSQTSAIIDAYRRRTVHSARLAQQAVEVFPGGVTHDGRILEPYPIYVERAAGPRKWDVDGNEYVDYAGGHGALLLGHNHPLVVQAVAQQLQRGTHFGACHQPELEWGRWVQKLMPSAERVRFTSSGTEATMMAMRLARAFTGRPKIMRFLGHFHGWHDHAAFGVASHFDGTPTPGVLGEVATNVVLAPPGDVAGTRAVLDAHADIAAAIIEPTGASWGQVPVLPDFLEALRELTAERGVLLILDEVISGFRCSPGGAQQVYGIRPDLTTLAKILAGGLPGGAVVGRKEILGLLDVAEAAATGREKVPHQGTFNANPLSAVAGSTTLEIVSESDACQRANEYAARLREALSRVLRDERIPWVVYGSFSGFHVFTNPQRLEITAAEIEAGKFDHRVLKAPAPKSLAMKLRLGMMLHGVELFTWPGGPTSAVHTNDDLEQTADAFRQTIKLLRAEGEL from the coding sequence TTGAGTTCCCAGACTTCCGCGATTATTGACGCTTATCGCCGTCGTACTGTGCATTCCGCCCGGCTGGCACAACAGGCTGTCGAGGTCTTTCCCGGCGGCGTGACGCACGACGGTCGCATTCTGGAACCGTATCCGATTTACGTCGAGCGGGCCGCGGGCCCGCGCAAGTGGGACGTCGATGGCAACGAGTATGTCGATTACGCCGGCGGACACGGTGCGCTGCTGCTCGGTCACAACCACCCGCTCGTGGTCCAAGCCGTGGCCCAGCAGCTCCAGCGTGGCACGCACTTCGGCGCCTGCCACCAGCCGGAACTCGAGTGGGGCCGCTGGGTGCAAAAGCTGATGCCGTCGGCCGAGCGCGTGCGGTTCACCAGTTCGGGCACCGAGGCCACGATGATGGCCATGCGGTTGGCCCGCGCCTTCACCGGCCGCCCCAAGATCATGCGGTTTCTGGGCCACTTTCACGGCTGGCACGATCACGCCGCCTTCGGCGTGGCGTCGCACTTCGACGGCACGCCCACGCCCGGCGTGCTGGGCGAAGTGGCCACCAACGTGGTGCTCGCTCCGCCCGGCGACGTGGCCGGCACGCGGGCGGTGCTCGACGCGCACGCCGACATTGCGGCGGCCATCATCGAGCCGACCGGGGCAAGCTGGGGCCAGGTGCCCGTGCTGCCGGACTTCCTCGAAGCGCTCCGCGAGCTGACGGCCGAACGCGGCGTGCTGTTGATTCTCGACGAGGTGATCAGCGGCTTCCGTTGTTCGCCGGGCGGAGCGCAACAGGTCTACGGCATCCGGCCCGATCTGACGACGCTGGCCAAGATCCTGGCCGGCGGTCTGCCGGGCGGGGCGGTGGTCGGCCGCAAGGAGATTCTGGGGCTGCTCGACGTTGCTGAGGCTGCTGCCACCGGCCGCGAGAAGGTGCCGCACCAGGGCACCTTCAACGCCAACCCGCTATCGGCGGTGGCCGGCTCGACGACGCTCGAAATCGTCAGCGAGAGCGACGCCTGCCAACGGGCCAACGAATACGCTGCCCGGCTGCGCGAGGCGCTGAGCCGCGTGCTGCGCGACGAGCGCATACCCTGGGTCGTGTACGGCAGCTTTTCGGGCTTCCATGTTTTCACCAATCCCCAACGGCTGGAGATCACGGCGGCCGAAATCGAAGCGGGCAAATTCGATCACCGCGTCTTGAAGGCTCCGGCGCCCAAATCGCTGGCCATGAAGCTGCGGCTGGGAATGATGCTGCACGGCGTGGAGTTGTTTACCTGGCCCGGCGGCCCGACATCGGCCGTTCACACCAACGACGATCTGGAACAAACCGCCGACGCCTTCCGGCAGACAATCAAGCTGTTGCGGGCGGAAGGCGAGCTGTAG
- a CDS encoding alpha-L-arabinofuranosidase C-terminal domain-containing protein encodes MKKASRTLVGCLALISMIEFASPAAGQEAIVQVDAAQVLGPVSRYLTGACIEDVNHEIYGGIYSQMVFGESFQEPSPESPVRGFKVFDGDWRLSDGEVLAPAGAGPKLVSAAAPFRDGAAGVQVYLADRTPGNAGLIVRLGKPGIGADNFDGYEISLDAQANQVLIGRHRHDWQLLRATPYDVPVGKWIALETRLAGNAIEVLVDGKRVVRYEDRERPLLEGTVALRPWQRQARYRHLWVKTGDRLQELPFEPPASDRGAVSGQWRPATRGNANGRFALLTDRPFIGPQSQQVEFVSGDGEVGIENRGLNRQGMCIHEQKPYQGYVWARAEKPSELWLTMEDADGAQRIAQTRVQATGGGEWQRLDFELTPDAAIERGRLAISLRRPGKIVLGHVFLQPGEWGRFAGLPDRRDVVEGLIEQKLTVLRYGGSMINHPEYRWKKMIGARDRRPPHQGTWYRYSTNGWGIFDFLDLCEAAGFLAVPALNMGESPQDMADFVEYVNGPADSPWGKRRTEDGHPQPYGLRYVELGNEERIDDAYFDRFRPMAQAIWAKDPHIIIVVGDFVYDHVINDAEHITGAASGITNLSGHRKLLDLAKQAGREIDFDVHIGTDGPQPSGSLRALPSYVAALEKLARGATHKVVVFEFNAGNHAFRRALGNAGAINLIERLAGRVTIAASANCLQVDGQNDNGWNQGLLFMNPCRVWPQPPYFVTQMVARNYQPLAATAKVDGAAMLDVSAKRSDDGKTLVLQVVNTHDKPIAAQLDIAGFVARQPTARVEELAAALDAVNTAAAPNSIRPSSKDWQHELAAGKSRYTFPAMSFTVLQFK; translated from the coding sequence ATGAAAAAAGCATCACGAACGCTGGTCGGCTGCCTGGCACTGATCTCGATGATCGAATTCGCGTCGCCAGCCGCGGGGCAGGAGGCAATCGTCCAAGTCGATGCGGCGCAAGTGCTCGGACCCGTCAGCCGCTATCTGACCGGGGCGTGCATCGAGGACGTCAACCACGAAATCTATGGCGGCATCTATAGCCAGATGGTGTTTGGCGAGAGTTTTCAAGAGCCGTCGCCCGAAAGCCCCGTGCGCGGCTTCAAGGTTTTTGATGGCGATTGGCGGCTCAGCGACGGCGAGGTGCTGGCCCCCGCCGGCGCCGGCCCCAAGCTGGTGAGCGCGGCTGCGCCGTTCCGCGACGGTGCGGCCGGCGTGCAAGTCTATTTGGCCGATCGCACGCCGGGCAACGCGGGCCTGATCGTGCGGCTCGGCAAGCCGGGCATTGGAGCCGATAACTTCGACGGCTACGAAATCTCGCTCGACGCGCAAGCCAACCAGGTTCTCATCGGCCGCCATCGCCACGACTGGCAACTCTTGCGCGCTACGCCTTACGATGTGCCAGTCGGCAAGTGGATCGCCCTCGAAACGCGGCTTGCGGGCAATGCCATTGAAGTGCTCGTGGACGGCAAACGTGTCGTGCGCTACGAAGACCGCGAGCGGCCGCTGCTGGAGGGAACGGTCGCCCTGCGTCCCTGGCAGCGCCAGGCGCGCTATCGCCATCTGTGGGTGAAAACCGGCGACCGGCTGCAAGAACTTCCCTTCGAGCCGCCGGCATCCGATCGAGGAGCGGTGAGCGGACAATGGCGGCCTGCGACGCGCGGAAATGCGAACGGCCGATTTGCACTGCTCACCGACCGGCCCTTTATCGGCCCGCAAAGCCAGCAAGTCGAGTTCGTGTCAGGCGACGGCGAAGTCGGCATCGAAAACCGCGGCCTGAACCGTCAGGGAATGTGCATTCACGAGCAGAAACCCTATCAAGGCTATGTTTGGGCACGTGCAGAGAAGCCGAGCGAACTTTGGCTGACGATGGAAGACGCCGACGGCGCCCAACGTATTGCGCAGACACGTGTGCAGGCGACCGGTGGCGGCGAGTGGCAACGGCTCGACTTCGAACTCACGCCCGATGCCGCGATCGAACGCGGACGCCTCGCCATTTCGTTGCGCCGTCCTGGCAAAATCGTGCTTGGCCACGTCTTTTTGCAGCCGGGTGAGTGGGGGCGGTTTGCGGGATTGCCCGACCGGCGAGACGTCGTGGAAGGGCTGATCGAGCAGAAGCTGACCGTGCTGCGCTACGGCGGCTCGATGATCAATCACCCGGAATACCGTTGGAAGAAGATGATCGGCGCGCGCGATCGCCGGCCTCCGCACCAGGGCACGTGGTATCGCTATTCGACCAACGGCTGGGGCATTTTCGATTTTCTCGACCTTTGCGAGGCGGCCGGCTTTCTGGCCGTTCCCGCGCTCAACATGGGCGAGTCGCCGCAAGACATGGCCGATTTCGTAGAATACGTGAACGGCCCGGCCGACAGCCCCTGGGGAAAGCGGCGGACCGAAGACGGCCATCCACAACCATACGGCCTACGGTATGTTGAGCTGGGCAACGAGGAACGGATCGACGACGCCTACTTCGACCGTTTCCGTCCGATGGCCCAAGCGATCTGGGCCAAAGATCCGCACATCATCATCGTGGTCGGTGACTTCGTCTACGACCACGTCATCAACGACGCGGAGCACATCACCGGCGCCGCGTCGGGCATCACCAACCTGAGCGGCCATCGCAAGCTGCTCGATCTTGCCAAGCAGGCGGGCCGCGAGATCGACTTCGACGTCCACATCGGCACCGACGGACCGCAACCCTCGGGCTCATTGCGAGCGCTGCCGAGCTACGTCGCGGCGTTGGAAAAGCTAGCGCGGGGCGCAACGCACAAGGTGGTGGTGTTTGAGTTCAACGCGGGCAATCATGCTTTCCGCCGGGCGTTGGGCAACGCCGGCGCGATCAACCTCATCGAGCGTCTGGCGGGTAGGGTAACGATTGCCGCGTCGGCCAATTGCCTGCAGGTCGACGGCCAGAACGACAACGGCTGGAACCAGGGCCTGTTGTTCATGAATCCCTGCCGCGTCTGGCCCCAGCCGCCTTACTTCGTGACGCAAATGGTGGCCAGAAACTATCAGCCGCTGGCCGCGACGGCGAAGGTCGATGGCGCCGCGATGCTCGACGTGAGTGCCAAACGGAGCGACGACGGAAAGACGCTCGTCTTGCAGGTGGTCAACACGCACGACAAGCCGATCGCCGCGCAGCTCGACATTGCCGGCTTCGTTGCCCGGCAGCCGACGGCGCGCGTCGAGGAGCTGGCGGCGGCCTTGGATGCGGTCAACACCGCCGCCGCTCCCAACAGCATTCGTCCGAGCAGCAAAGACTGGCAACACGAGCTTGCTGCGGGGAAATCGCGATATACGTTCCCTGCCATGTCGTTTACAGTGTTGCAGTTCAAATAA